In the Malassezia vespertilionis chromosome 1, complete sequence genome, one interval contains:
- a CDS encoding uncharacterized protein (EggNog:ENOG503NXIB; COG:S): MVYAEIAEYKPLSRDLRGTWSSGSQQVLTGADRNDNVRFHSSSKANNQMFYNPYRKQFTVPRSAGISYSFLPSNGSDNEGFFEEARFQYQSDSQNPHCFSAQLIWLHGRYKYGRNNLATDMTLSAYPGDSMIQTITNPECTGGKSVETDVYTLDKNQEYIKNFTTFIENDAPYPQPGSNTKAMWGLQMYQFDGAPLAKMYLKYDPPQMLPTEQMFVQVIGVN, encoded by the exons ATGGTGTATGCGGAGATTGCGGAGTACAAGCCGCTTTCGCGCGACCTGCGCGGGACATGGAGCAGCGGGTCTCAACAAGTTTTGACTGGTGCGGACAGGAATGACAATGTGCGTTTTCATTCAAGCAGCAAAGCTAACAACCAGATGTTTTATAATCCGTACAGAAAGCAGTTTACTGTACCTAGATCTGCCGGTATTTCGTACAGCTTTCTTCCGTCCAACGGCAGTGATAATGAGGGATTCTTTGAAGAAGCGCGTTTCCAATACCAATCGGACA GCCAAAATCCTCACTGTTTTTCTGCGCAACTGATTTGGTTGCATGGCAGGTACAAGTACGGACGCAACAATCTGGCTACTGATATGACGCTTTCCGCGTATCCCGGCGACAGTATGATTCAAACCATCACCAATCCCGAATGCACCGGTGGAAAAAGTGTGGAGACTGATGTGTACACGTTGGATAAAAATCAGGAATACATTAAGAATTTTACAACCTTTATCGAAAATGACGCGCCTTACCCACAACCAGGAAGTAACACAAAGGCAATGTGGGGACTGCAAATGTACCAATTTGACGGCGCACCGCTGGCCAAGATGTATTTAAAGTACGATCCTCCTCAAATGCTTCCTACCGAACAAATGTTTGTGCAAGTGATCGGCGTGAACTAA